In Streptomyces sp. NBC_01707, a genomic segment contains:
- a CDS encoding alkaline phosphatase, translating into MNRRVRSARWGAPVAAAVVAAVATMVLNPTLGASAVAPQSAAKAKTPTAKNVIFINGDGMGASMREAARLNLSGLEGQLAMDRLAASGQLTTTPHDPKAVVTDSAAAATAWATGEKTYNGAISVDVDGNPLATLGQQAKAAGKATGLVTTAQVTDASPAAFFANTADRGQQDEIARQYLDVSKPDVILGGGEDWWLPAGTPGAFNDKPAEDTTEGSRGTKGNLIKKAQKAGYSYVNSASGLSKAKNGKILGLFSNEEMFQQRPEGQGDVYSPVVDLGTMTSKALTSLDKNKKGFFLMVEEEGTDEFAHSNNGTRVLQSMQQLEKAVAVARAYIATHPDTLLVVTGDHETGGLSVEEVDGTDESGDAISAEDGPFSIRGSDRKFIIDWTTSGHTSVDVPVTASGPLSDSFSGKHPNTYVHDVLKQVLAPRR; encoded by the coding sequence GTGAACAGACGCGTGCGTAGTGCGCGATGGGGAGCACCCGTTGCCGCGGCCGTCGTGGCGGCAGTCGCCACGATGGTGCTCAACCCGACGCTGGGTGCGTCGGCCGTTGCTCCGCAGTCGGCGGCAAAGGCGAAGACCCCCACGGCGAAGAACGTCATCTTCATCAACGGTGACGGCATGGGCGCCTCGATGCGCGAGGCGGCAAGGCTCAACCTTTCCGGCCTGGAAGGCCAGCTGGCGATGGACCGCCTCGCGGCATCCGGCCAGCTCACCACCACCCCGCACGACCCGAAGGCCGTCGTGACGGACTCCGCCGCCGCGGCGACCGCATGGGCCACGGGCGAGAAGACCTACAACGGCGCGATCAGCGTCGACGTCGACGGCAACCCGCTGGCGACCCTCGGCCAGCAGGCCAAGGCGGCCGGCAAGGCCACCGGACTGGTGACCACCGCCCAGGTCACCGACGCGTCCCCGGCGGCGTTCTTCGCCAACACCGCGGACCGCGGACAGCAGGACGAGATCGCCCGTCAGTACCTGGACGTCAGCAAGCCCGACGTCATCCTGGGCGGCGGCGAGGACTGGTGGCTGCCGGCCGGTACGCCGGGCGCGTTCAATGACAAGCCGGCGGAGGACACGACCGAGGGCAGCCGCGGCACCAAGGGCAACCTGATCAAGAAGGCCCAGAAGGCCGGTTACTCGTACGTCAACAGTGCGAGCGGGCTGAGCAAGGCCAAGAACGGCAAGATCCTCGGGCTGTTCAGCAACGAGGAGATGTTCCAGCAGCGCCCCGAGGGCCAGGGCGACGTCTACAGCCCGGTCGTGGACCTCGGCACGATGACCAGCAAGGCCCTGACCAGCCTGGACAAGAACAAGAAGGGCTTCTTCCTCATGGTCGAGGAGGAAGGCACCGACGAGTTCGCGCACTCCAACAACGGCACGCGCGTCCTGCAGTCGATGCAGCAGCTGGAGAAGGCCGTCGCGGTCGCCCGCGCGTACATCGCGACGCACCCCGACACGCTGCTCGTCGTCACCGGTGACCACGAGACCGGCGGTCTCTCGGTCGAGGAGGTCGACGGCACCGACGAGTCCGGGGACGCCATCTCCGCCGAGGACGGTCCGTTCTCGATCCGCGGCAGCGACCGCAAGTTCATCATCGACTGGACCACGTCGGGACACACCAGCGTGGACGTGCCCGTGACGGCGAGCGGTCCGCTCTCCGACAGCTTCTCGGGCAAGCACCCGAACACGTACGTGCACGACGTGCTCAAGCAGGTGCTGGCACCGCGCCGCTGA
- a CDS encoding PadR family transcriptional regulator, producing the protein MSIGHTLLGLLESGPRHGYDLKRTFDEKFGHDRPLHYGQVYSTMSRLLKNGLVEVDGIESGGGPERKRYAITEAGITDVADWLAQPEKPEPYLQSTLYTKVVLALLTGRSAETLLDTQRAEHLRLMRILTDRKRGGDLADQLICDHALFHLEADLRWLELTAARLDRLALEVVA; encoded by the coding sequence ATGTCTATCGGTCACACCCTCCTCGGGCTCCTCGAGTCCGGCCCCCGCCACGGCTACGACCTCAAGCGCACCTTCGACGAGAAGTTCGGCCACGACCGCCCCCTGCACTACGGCCAGGTCTACTCGACCATGTCCCGCCTCCTCAAGAACGGCCTCGTCGAGGTCGACGGCATAGAGAGCGGCGGCGGCCCCGAGCGCAAGCGATACGCCATCACCGAGGCCGGTATCACCGACGTCGCCGACTGGCTCGCGCAGCCCGAGAAGCCGGAGCCGTACCTCCAGTCGACGCTGTACACGAAGGTCGTCCTGGCCCTGCTCACCGGCCGCAGCGCCGAAACCCTCCTGGACACGCAGCGCGCCGAGCACCTGCGCCTCATGCGCATCCTCACCGACCGCAAGCGCGGCGGCGACCTCGCGGATCAGCTGATCTGCGACCACGCCCTCTTCCACCTCGAGGCCGACCTCCGCTGGCTGGAACTGACCGCCGCCCGCCTCGACCGCCTCGCCCTCGAGGTCGTCGCATGA
- a CDS encoding ABC transporter ATP-binding protein translates to MTPAGSLLVAHDLHKAYGSTPALDGASFSVHPGEIVAVLGPSGSGKSTLLHCLAGIISPDSGTVSYAGRELSAMSDAERSALRRTDFGFVFQFGQLVPELTCVENVALPLRLSGTRRKDAERTALRWMERLEVDDLGTKRPGEVSGGQGQRVAIARALASSPKVIFADEPTGALDSLNGERVMNLLTEAARSAGVAVVLVTHEARIAAYSDRDVTVRDGRARDLEHIA, encoded by the coding sequence ATGACCCCGGCCGGCTCCCTCCTCGTCGCCCACGACCTGCACAAGGCGTACGGCTCGACACCCGCCCTGGACGGCGCCTCGTTCTCCGTCCACCCCGGCGAGATCGTCGCCGTGCTGGGCCCGTCCGGCTCCGGCAAGTCGACCCTGCTGCACTGCCTCGCCGGCATCATCAGCCCCGACAGCGGCACGGTCAGCTACGCGGGCCGCGAACTCTCCGCGATGTCCGACGCCGAACGCAGCGCCCTGCGCCGCACCGATTTCGGCTTCGTCTTCCAGTTCGGACAGCTCGTCCCGGAGCTGACCTGCGTGGAGAACGTCGCCCTGCCGCTCCGCCTCAGCGGCACCAGGCGCAAGGACGCCGAACGCACCGCCCTCCGCTGGATGGAGCGCCTGGAGGTCGACGACCTCGGCACCAAGCGTCCCGGCGAGGTCTCCGGCGGCCAGGGCCAGCGCGTCGCCATCGCCCGCGCCCTGGCCTCCTCCCCGAAGGTGATCTTCGCGGACGAGCCGACCGGCGCCCTGGACTCCCTCAACGGCGAGCGGGTGATGAACCTGCTCACCGAGGCCGCCCGGTCCGCCGGTGTCGCCGTGGTCCTGGTGACGCACGAGGCCCGCATCGCCGCCTACTCCGACCGGGACGTCACCGTCCGCGACGGCCGTGCCCGCGACCTGGAGCACATCGCATGA
- a CDS encoding ABC transporter permease has protein sequence MTLLEPRKVPAAEQPRPTEPSRAIALLRDLGLGIRFASSGGREGWTRTVLTAVGVGLGVALLLVASSVPHLLEQRSARDQARAEARVSRNDTVPKSDSTVLRISTQSEFRGRSVEGFLMRPEGAHPVTPPGVADFPGPGEMVLSPALKDLLASPEGRLLKERLPYRITGTIADPGLSSPGELRYYAGSATLTAAAGGHRLAGYGDQAPPEPLSPVLIVLVIMTCVVLLVPVAIFIATAVRFGGDRRDRRLAALRLVGADIRMTRRIAAGEALFGAVLGLLAGLALFLVGRRFIGGVEVWDVSAFPADLVPAPWLAALIAVSIPVAAVLVTLTALRSVVIEPLGVVRNSRSRRRRLWWRLLMPVLGVTVLALTGNVDENTTVDPYPIAAGAILVLVGLALLLPWLVETCVNRLRGGPVPWQLATRRLQLSSGAASRAVSGITVAVAGAVALQMLFAAVGDDFNRITGQDPSRAQFTTSSENVPGDAAARTIKEFRATKGVQAVIGTVEVYVTRPGKYEGDIRPTTSLSVGDCATLREIARIDSCKEGDVFVVHPRNDKEMTSWMDQTARKGKEVEISSSIEPDGVKSKRWTLPADARTVVSRPDPMGEDHWGIMATVGAVDPSTLPGATVNAQIKVDENVADVSEYVRNTAARIDPGMSVSSLHSMTRDRQYASVQTGLQVGATVTLLLIAASMLVSQLEQLRERRRLLSVLIAFGTRRTTLGWSVLWQTAVPVVIGLVVAVAGGLGLGAVMTRMIAKKVTEWWVFLPMVGAGGALILLVTLVSLPLLWRLMRPDGLRTE, from the coding sequence ATGACGCTGCTCGAACCGAGGAAGGTCCCGGCGGCCGAGCAACCCCGGCCCACCGAGCCCTCCCGCGCGATCGCCCTGCTGCGCGACCTCGGCCTCGGCATCCGGTTCGCCTCCTCCGGCGGGCGGGAGGGCTGGACGCGCACCGTGCTCACCGCGGTCGGTGTCGGCCTCGGTGTGGCGCTGCTGCTGGTCGCCTCCTCCGTACCGCATCTGCTCGAACAGCGTTCCGCCCGCGACCAGGCCCGCGCCGAGGCCCGCGTCTCACGCAACGACACCGTCCCGAAGTCGGACTCCACGGTGCTGCGGATCAGCACGCAGTCCGAGTTCCGCGGCCGCTCCGTCGAGGGCTTCCTGATGCGGCCGGAAGGGGCGCACCCGGTGACCCCGCCCGGCGTGGCCGACTTCCCCGGCCCCGGCGAGATGGTGCTCTCGCCTGCCCTGAAGGATCTGCTCGCCTCCCCGGAAGGACGACTCCTCAAGGAGCGGCTGCCGTACCGGATCACCGGCACCATCGCCGATCCGGGACTGAGCTCCCCGGGCGAACTGCGCTACTACGCGGGCAGCGCCACCCTGACCGCCGCCGCGGGCGGCCACCGGCTCGCCGGTTACGGCGACCAGGCCCCACCCGAGCCCCTGTCCCCCGTCCTCATCGTGCTCGTCATCATGACCTGCGTCGTCCTGCTGGTGCCGGTCGCGATCTTCATCGCGACCGCCGTGCGCTTCGGCGGGGACCGTCGCGACCGCAGGCTCGCGGCGCTGCGCCTGGTCGGCGCGGACATCCGGATGACCCGCCGGATCGCTGCCGGTGAGGCGCTCTTCGGTGCCGTGCTGGGCCTGCTGGCGGGTCTGGCGCTCTTCCTGGTGGGGCGTCGGTTCATAGGCGGAGTCGAGGTGTGGGACGTCAGCGCCTTCCCTGCCGATCTGGTCCCGGCCCCCTGGCTGGCGGCGCTGATCGCGGTGTCGATTCCGGTGGCGGCGGTGCTGGTCACTCTGACCGCCCTGCGCTCGGTGGTGATCGAACCGCTCGGAGTCGTACGCAACAGCCGCAGCCGCAGACGCCGTCTCTGGTGGCGGCTGCTGATGCCGGTCCTGGGCGTGACGGTGCTCGCGCTGACCGGAAACGTCGACGAGAACACAACTGTCGATCCGTATCCGATCGCGGCCGGCGCCATCCTGGTCCTGGTGGGGCTCGCGCTGCTGCTGCCGTGGCTGGTCGAGACGTGTGTGAACCGGCTGCGTGGCGGCCCGGTGCCCTGGCAGCTCGCGACACGCAGGCTCCAGCTGAGCAGCGGGGCGGCGTCCCGTGCGGTCAGCGGCATCACGGTCGCGGTGGCGGGCGCGGTGGCGCTGCAGATGCTGTTCGCCGCGGTGGGCGACGACTTCAACCGGATCACCGGGCAGGATCCCTCGCGGGCCCAGTTCACGACGTCCTCCGAGAACGTGCCCGGTGACGCGGCCGCGCGCACCATCAAGGAGTTCCGGGCCACCAAGGGCGTACAGGCCGTCATCGGCACCGTCGAGGTGTACGTCACCCGGCCGGGGAAGTACGAGGGCGACATCCGCCCCACCACCTCACTGTCCGTCGGCGACTGCGCGACCCTGCGCGAGATCGCCCGGATCGACTCCTGCAAGGAGGGCGACGTCTTCGTCGTCCACCCCAGGAACGACAAGGAGATGACCTCCTGGATGGACCAGACGGCTCGCAAGGGCAAGGAGGTCGAGATCAGTTCGTCCATCGAGCCGGACGGCGTGAAGTCGAAGCGGTGGACCCTGCCCGCCGACGCCCGGACCGTCGTCTCCCGCCCCGACCCGATGGGCGAGGACCACTGGGGCATCATGGCCACGGTCGGCGCGGTCGACCCGAGTACGCTGCCCGGCGCGACGGTCAACGCGCAGATCAAGGTCGACGAGAACGTCGCGGACGTCTCCGAGTACGTACGGAACACGGCGGCCAGGATCGACCCCGGCATGAGCGTCTCCTCCCTGCACTCGATGACGCGCGACCGGCAGTACGCGAGCGTGCAGACCGGCCTCCAGGTCGGCGCGACCGTGACCCTGCTGCTGATCGCCGCCTCGATGCTGGTCTCCCAGCTGGAGCAGTTGCGGGAGCGCAGACGCCTGTTGTCGGTCCTGATCGCCTTCGGCACCCGGCGGACCACCCTCGGCTGGTCGGTGCTCTGGCAGACCGCGGTACCGGTGGTCATCGGCCTGGTGGTGGCGGTCGCGGGCGGGCTCGGGCTCGGCGCCGTGATGACCAGGATGATCGCCAAGAAGGTGACCGAATGGTGGGTGTTCCTGCCGATGGTGGGGGCGGGTGGCGCACTGATCCTGCTGGTCACCCTGGTCTCGCTGCCGCTGCTGTGGCGGCTCATGCGACCGGACGGCCTGCGGACGGAATGA
- a CDS encoding hydrogen peroxide-inducible genes activator, protein MAQSNQGNRPKQPSLSQLRAFVAVAEHLHFRDAAAAIGMSQPALSGAVSALEETLGVQLIERTTRKVLLSPAGERLAVRAGAVLEAVGELMEEAEAVRAPFTGVLRLGVIPTVAPYLLPTVLRLVHDRYPELDLQVHEEQTSSLLEGLAAGRLDLLLLAVPLGVPQVTELPLFDEDFVLVMERSHWLGGRADIPREALRELPLLLLDEGHCLRDQALDICREAGRTERAPVTTTAAGLSTLVQLVAGGLGVTLLPRTAVTVETARNDALTTGYFADPAPSRRVALGMRTGAARHGEFEEFAAALREAMRALPVRLTAGTSHA, encoded by the coding sequence GTGGCGCAGAGCAACCAGGGCAATCGACCTAAACAGCCCAGTCTGTCGCAGCTGCGCGCCTTCGTGGCCGTGGCCGAGCATCTGCACTTCAGGGACGCGGCGGCGGCAATCGGGATGAGTCAGCCTGCGCTCTCCGGGGCGGTGTCGGCGCTGGAGGAGACACTCGGTGTCCAGCTCATCGAGCGTACGACGCGCAAGGTGCTGCTCTCGCCCGCCGGGGAGCGGCTGGCGGTGCGGGCCGGGGCGGTGCTCGAGGCCGTCGGTGAGTTGATGGAGGAGGCCGAGGCGGTCCGGGCGCCGTTCACCGGTGTGCTCAGGCTCGGCGTGATTCCGACCGTCGCCCCCTACCTGCTGCCGACCGTGCTGCGACTGGTCCACGACCGCTACCCGGAGCTCGACCTGCAGGTGCACGAGGAGCAGACGTCGTCGCTGCTGGAGGGGCTGGCCGCCGGCCGGCTGGACCTGCTGCTGCTCGCCGTGCCGCTCGGGGTGCCCCAGGTGACCGAACTTCCGCTCTTCGACGAGGACTTCGTGCTGGTCATGGAGCGCAGCCACTGGCTGGGCGGTCGTGCCGACATCCCGCGCGAGGCGCTGCGCGAGCTGCCGTTGCTGCTGCTCGACGAGGGGCACTGTCTGCGTGACCAGGCGCTGGACATCTGCCGGGAGGCGGGACGCACGGAGAGGGCGCCGGTGACCACGACCGCGGCCGGGCTGTCCACGCTGGTGCAGCTGGTCGCGGGAGGGCTCGGGGTGACGCTGCTGCCGCGTACCGCCGTCACCGTGGAGACCGCCCGCAACGACGCGCTGACCACCGGGTACTTCGCGGATCCCGCGCCGTCGCGGCGGGTGGCGCTGGGGATGCGGACCGGGGCGGCGCGGCACGGCGAGTTCGAGGAGTTCGCGGCCGCATTGCGTGAGGCGATGCGGGCGCTGCCGGTACGGCTGACGGCGGGCACGTCCCACGCGTGA
- a CDS encoding peroxiredoxin, which translates to MLTVGDKFPQFDLTACVSLESGKEFEQINHKTYEGQWKIVFAWPKDFTFVCPTEIAAFGKLNDEFADRDAQILGFSGDSEFVHHAWRKDHPDLTDLPFPMMADSKHELMRDLGIEGEDGFAQRAVFIVDPNNEIQFTMVTAGSVGRNPKEVLRVLDALQTDELCPCNWTKGENTLDPVALLSGE; encoded by the coding sequence GTGCTCACTGTCGGTGACAAGTTCCCCCAGTTCGACCTGACCGCTTGTGTTTCGCTGGAGAGCGGCAAGGAGTTCGAGCAGATCAACCACAAGACCTACGAGGGTCAGTGGAAGATCGTCTTCGCGTGGCCCAAGGACTTCACTTTCGTGTGCCCCACCGAGATCGCCGCCTTCGGCAAGCTGAACGACGAGTTCGCCGACCGTGACGCCCAGATCCTCGGCTTCTCCGGCGACTCCGAGTTCGTGCACCACGCCTGGCGCAAGGACCACCCGGACCTGACCGACCTGCCTTTCCCGATGATGGCCGACTCGAAGCACGAGCTCATGCGTGACCTCGGCATCGAGGGCGAAGACGGCTTCGCGCAGCGCGCCGTCTTCATCGTCGACCCGAACAACGAGATCCAGTTCACGATGGTGACCGCCGGTTCCGTGGGCCGTAACCCCAAGGAGGTCCTCCGGGTCCTCGACGCCCTGCAGACCGACGAGCTGTGCCCGTGCAACTGGACCAAGGGCGAGAACACCCTGGACCCGGTCGCGCTCCTCTCGGGCGAGTGA
- a CDS encoding alkyl hydroperoxide reductase: MALDELKAAVPDFAKDLKLNLGSVIGNSELPQQQLWGTVLACAIASRSPKVLRELEPEAKANLSAEAYTAAKSAAAVMAMNNVFYRTRHLLSDPEYGTLRAGLRMNVIGKPGVEKVDFELWSLAVSAINGCGQCLDSHEQVLRKAGVDRETIQEAFKIASVIQAVGVTLDAEAVLAEQ, encoded by the coding sequence ATGGCACTCGACGAACTGAAGGCCGCCGTACCGGACTTCGCCAAGGACCTGAAGCTGAACCTCGGTTCGGTCATCGGGAACAGCGAACTCCCGCAGCAGCAGCTCTGGGGCACCGTCCTCGCCTGCGCGATCGCCTCGCGCTCGCCGAAGGTGCTTCGCGAGCTCGAGCCGGAGGCCAAGGCCAACCTCTCCGCCGAGGCGTACACCGCGGCGAAGTCGGCCGCCGCCGTCATGGCGATGAACAACGTCTTCTACCGGACCCGGCACCTGCTGTCGGACCCCGAGTACGGCACGCTCCGTGCGGGCCTGCGGATGAACGTCATCGGCAAGCCGGGCGTGGAGAAGGTCGACTTCGAGCTGTGGTCGCTCGCCGTCTCCGCGATCAACGGCTGCGGCCAGTGCCTGGACTCGCACGAGCAGGTGCTGCGCAAGGCCGGCGTGGACCGTGAGACCATTCAGGAAGCCTTCAAGATCGCCTCGGTGATCCAGGCGGTCGGCGTGACCCTCGATGCCGAGGCCGTGCTCGCCGAGCAGTAA
- a CDS encoding AI-2E family transporter — translation MSKLPGWLGRLGAELTELGERLEERRAAAEAEADRDADAEPPVPAAADLPAATADHVPPPPAYAPSVAARPDPVAAIPWGMRVAAEAGWRLLVLAGTLWVLMRVISAVQLVVLAFVAALLVTAMLQPTVARLRRYGLPRGLATAVTAILGFVIMGLVGWFVVWQVMDNLDTLSDKVRDGIDELKRWLLDSPFHVTEQQINDVAKNLSDTIGTNTEEITSAGLQGVTVMVEVLTGILLAMFSTLFLLYDGKRIWHWVLKLVPAQARPGVAGAGPRAWRTLTAYVRGTVLVAMIDAIFIGLGIWFLDVPMAVPLAVFIFLFAFIPLVGAVVSGALAVVVALVTEGVFTALMVLVVVLAVQQIEGHVLQPFILGRAVRVHPLAVVLSVAAGGMVAGIGGAVVAVPLVAVTNTVVGYLRAYGQEAALRHAPQPRGATAIGSAPTSSPSPAPEPPPAGEGDGEEKPPAQ, via the coding sequence ATGTCGAAACTGCCAGGTTGGCTCGGCCGGCTGGGCGCCGAACTGACCGAACTCGGCGAGCGCCTGGAGGAACGCCGAGCCGCGGCGGAGGCCGAGGCGGACCGGGACGCGGATGCCGAGCCACCGGTCCCGGCCGCCGCCGACCTCCCTGCCGCCACGGCCGACCACGTGCCGCCACCGCCCGCATACGCCCCGTCCGTCGCCGCCCGGCCCGATCCGGTCGCGGCGATCCCGTGGGGGATGCGCGTCGCGGCCGAGGCCGGCTGGCGGCTGCTCGTCCTGGCGGGCACGCTCTGGGTGCTGATGCGGGTCATCAGTGCCGTACAGCTGGTGGTGCTGGCGTTCGTCGCCGCGCTCCTCGTCACCGCGATGCTGCAGCCGACCGTCGCCCGGCTTCGGCGCTACGGCCTGCCGCGCGGTCTGGCCACCGCCGTCACGGCGATTTTGGGCTTCGTCATCATGGGCCTGGTCGGCTGGTTCGTCGTCTGGCAGGTCATGGACAACCTCGACACCCTCTCCGACAAGGTGCGGGACGGTATCGACGAGTTGAAGCGCTGGCTGCTCGACAGCCCCTTCCACGTCACCGAGCAGCAGATCAACGATGTCGCGAAGAACCTCAGCGACACCATCGGCACCAACACCGAAGAGATCACCTCCGCCGGGCTCCAGGGCGTCACCGTGATGGTGGAAGTCCTCACCGGGATACTGCTGGCGATGTTCTCGACGCTCTTCCTGCTGTACGACGGGAAGCGCATCTGGCACTGGGTGCTCAAGCTCGTACCCGCCCAGGCCCGGCCGGGTGTCGCGGGCGCCGGGCCGCGTGCCTGGCGGACACTGACCGCCTATGTGCGGGGCACGGTGCTGGTCGCCATGATCGACGCGATCTTCATCGGGCTCGGGATCTGGTTCCTCGATGTGCCGATGGCGGTGCCGCTGGCCGTCTTCATCTTCCTCTTCGCCTTCATCCCGCTGGTCGGCGCAGTGGTCTCCGGAGCGCTCGCGGTCGTCGTCGCGCTGGTCACCGAGGGCGTGTTCACCGCGCTGATGGTGCTGGTCGTGGTGCTGGCCGTGCAGCAGATCGAGGGGCACGTCCTGCAGCCGTTCATCCTCGGCCGCGCGGTCCGCGTCCACCCGCTCGCCGTCGTCCTCTCGGTCGCCGCGGGCGGCATGGTCGCGGGGATCGGCGGTGCGGTCGTCGCGGTGCCGCTGGTCGCGGTCACCAATACGGTGGTCGGCTATCTGCGGGCGTACGGGCAGGAAGCCGCCCTTCGCCATGCACCGCAGCCCCGCGGGGCCACCGCGATCGGCTCGGCCCCGACCTCGAGTCCGTCCCCGGCGCCGGAGCCACCGCCCGCTGGTGAGGGTGACGGGGAGGAGAAGCCGCCGGCGCAGTGA
- a CDS encoding transglycosylase SLT domain-containing protein, protein MSRISVRGFAVASATAVTTVGAVVGVASGSTPAVDDNNFEATAADTTLLADIPAGQQAQVQTASLTQQADAQASAADAAAKKSVEEAARIQAAKDAKSKKQAAEDKLERERQAKEDAERASRSEVRSASAFATQSSYTVAEVQAMARQMIPSDQFQCFSNIVNHESSWNYRATNAASGAYGLVQALPGSKMASAGADWQTNPATQIKWGLNYMDSRYGSPCGAWSFWQANNWY, encoded by the coding sequence GTGAGCCGGATCTCGGTCCGGGGGTTCGCCGTGGCATCTGCCACTGCGGTCACCACCGTCGGCGCCGTCGTAGGCGTTGCTTCGGGCAGCACTCCTGCTGTCGACGACAACAACTTCGAGGCGACCGCAGCCGACACGACGCTGCTCGCCGACATCCCCGCGGGCCAGCAGGCCCAGGTGCAGACCGCCTCGCTGACGCAGCAGGCCGACGCCCAGGCGTCCGCTGCCGACGCGGCGGCGAAGAAGTCTGTCGAGGAAGCAGCCCGTATCCAGGCCGCCAAGGACGCCAAGTCGAAGAAGCAGGCGGCCGAGGACAAGCTGGAGCGGGAGCGGCAGGCCAAGGAGGACGCCGAGCGCGCCAGCCGTTCCGAGGTCCGCAGCGCCTCCGCGTTCGCCACGCAGAGCTCGTACACCGTGGCCGAAGTCCAGGCGATGGCTCGCCAGATGATCCCCAGTGACCAGTTCCAGTGCTTCAGCAACATCGTGAACCACGAGTCGAGCTGGAACTACCGGGCGACCAACGCCGCTTCCGGTGCCTACGGTCTGGTCCAGGCTCTGCCCGGCTCCAAGATGGCATCCGCGGGCGCCGACTGGCAGACCAACCCGGCCACCCAGATCAAGTGGGGCCTCAACTACATGGACAGCCGCTACGGCAGCCCGTGCGGTGCCTGGTCCTTCTGGCAGGCGAACAACTGGTACTAG
- a CDS encoding PhoH family protein: MVTSTKRRMPDRRTYVLDTSVLLADPNAMARFDEHEVVLPIVVVTELEAKRHHPELGYFARQALRLLDDFRVRYGRLDAPIPLGDLGGTLRVELNHSDPGVLPAGYRLGDNDSRILAVARNLQAEGYDVTVVSKDLPLRIKASSVGLLAEEYRAELAITDSGWTGMAELPLSAEQVDLLFGEETLYVPEVAELPVHTGLVLQSERGKALGRVTAEGNVRLVRGDREAFGIHGRSAEQRIALDLLLDQDVGIVSLGGRAGTGKSALALCAGLEAVLERRQHQKVMVFRPLYAVGGQELGYLPGTEAEKMSPWAQAVFDTLSAVAGREVIEEVLGRGMLEVLPLTHIRGRSLHDAFVIVDEAQSLERNVLLTVLSRIGANSRVVLTHDVAQRDNLRVGRYDGVVAVVEKLKGHPLFAHVTLTRSERSQIAALVTEMLEEGQI, encoded by the coding sequence GTGGTGACCAGCACAAAGCGCCGCATGCCCGACAGGCGCACCTACGTTCTCGACACCAGCGTCCTGCTGGCCGATCCGAACGCCATGGCCCGCTTCGACGAGCACGAAGTCGTGCTCCCGATCGTCGTGGTCACGGAACTGGAGGCCAAACGCCACCATCCGGAGCTCGGCTACTTCGCCCGGCAGGCCCTGCGCCTGCTGGACGACTTCCGCGTCCGGTACGGCAGGCTCGATGCCCCGATCCCGCTCGGGGATCTCGGCGGAACGCTGCGCGTCGAACTCAACCATTCCGATCCCGGCGTACTGCCCGCCGGCTACCGGTTGGGGGACAACGACTCACGGATTCTCGCGGTCGCGCGCAATCTCCAGGCCGAGGGGTACGACGTCACGGTCGTCTCCAAGGACCTCCCGCTGCGCATCAAGGCATCGTCGGTCGGCCTCCTCGCGGAGGAGTACCGCGCGGAACTCGCCATCACCGACTCCGGCTGGACGGGGATGGCGGAACTTCCCCTCTCGGCCGAACAGGTGGATCTGCTCTTCGGAGAGGAGACGCTGTACGTCCCCGAGGTCGCGGAACTGCCCGTGCACACCGGACTGGTCCTCCAGTCCGAGCGCGGCAAGGCGCTCGGCCGGGTCACGGCCGAGGGCAATGTGCGCCTCGTCCGCGGCGACCGGGAGGCGTTCGGGATCCACGGCCGCAGCGCCGAGCAGCGCATCGCCCTGGATCTGCTGCTCGACCAGGACGTCGGCATCGTGTCGCTGGGCGGCCGGGCCGGTACCGGAAAGTCGGCGCTGGCGCTCTGCGCCGGTCTCGAAGCCGTGCTGGAGCGCAGGCAGCACCAGAAGGTCATGGTCTTCCGGCCGCTGTACGCGGTCGGCGGGCAGGAGCTCGGCTATCTCCCCGGCACCGAGGCCGAGAAGATGAGCCCCTGGGCGCAGGCCGTCTTCGACACGCTGTCGGCGGTCGCCGGGCGTGAGGTGATCGAGGAGGTGCTGGGGCGCGGGATGCTGGAGGTCCTGCCGCTCACCCACATCCGGGGCCGGTCGCTCCACGACGCCTTCGTGATCGTCGACGAGGCGCAGTCGCTCGAACGCAACGTCCTGCTGACCGTGTTGTCCAGGATCGGGGCGAATTCCCGGGTTGTGCTCACACATGACGTGGCCCAGCGGGACAACCTCCGGGTCGGCCGGTACGACGGCGTCGTCGCCGTGGTCGAGAAGCTGAAGGGCCACCCGCTCTTCGCGCACGTCACGCTCACCCGCTCCGAGCGTTCGCAGATCGCCGCACTGGTGACCGAAATGTTGGAGGAAGGCCAGATCTGA